CTGCTTGAACGCCCCATTGTCTTTACCGGCCTGGAAACGGCGGAACTGATCAAATACGCCGCCAACTCCTTCCTCGCCATGAAGATCACCTTCATCAACGAGATTTCCGACCTGTGTGAAAAAGTGGGCGCTGATGTGAATGATGTCGCCCGCTCCATCGGGCTTGACGGGCGCATTGGCAAGAAGTTCCTCCATCCCAGCCCCGGCTTTGGTGGCTCGTGCTTCCCCAAGGATACGCGCGCGCTGACCGCCATCGGGCGCAATGCGGGCTCGCCCGTGCGGCTGATCGAGACGACGGTTGCCGTCAACGAACTGCGCATGAAAGCCATGGGCGAGCGCGTGATCGCGCTGGCCGGCGGTGATGTGAAGGGCCTGACGATTGGCGTGCTCGGCCTGACCTTCAAGCCCGAGACCGATGATATGCGCGAAGCAGCCTCGATTGTGGTGCTTGACCAGCTCGACAAGGCGGGTGCGCAGATCCGTGCATTCGACCCTGCCGGCATGGAAACCGCGCGCCCCGTGCTGCCCGCGGGCGTAACCTACTGCAAGGACGCGCTCGATGCCGCCACGGGAGCGGATATTCTCGTGGTGCTGACCGAGTGGAATGAATTCCGCTCCCTCTCCCCCGAGAAGCTCAAGACCCGCATGACAGGCCGCAAGGTTGCTGACCTGCGCAACATCTGGGACCCCGAGAGCCTGAAGGAAGCGGGCTTCGATTACATCTCGCTCGGCCGACCGGACATGGTACACACCGCCTGAAACACGATCCGGGCCATGCAGGCATCTGCATGGCCCGGAAAACCGCGTTCAATACTGTTGAAAAAAAATAAAAGTTTCCGAACGCCACCCTGCTTCAGAAGCGCCGCATCAATTGAGGCTTTGCTGAAAAAGCTTTACCAGAAACTTCTTTATTATTTCACGAATGGCAGAGACGACGCCGCAGGGCGGCACCAATCTGGCGGATCATGGCAGGCAGGAAGGCAGGGCGGTTCATGGCGCGCCGCATGATCGCCCCCACCGCCCCCGCACGCAGGGCGACTGATACGAAGTGAGAATCATCAAGCCGCTGCAGTCCCTCGGCGCGCTGGTGCAGCAGGTCAACAAGCACGGGGTCATTGCTGATGCGCGGGTCACGCGCCAGGGCCAGCGCCATGTCACGCATGTCGCGATAGGCAATGACGGTGCGCGACATGCCAGAGGCCCTGCCACTCACGCTGCCCTGACGCTGGGTGTAGAGATAGGTGGGCTGATCAATCAGGCACAGCCGCCCCCCCGCCAGCAGGAACGAGACCACGAGCAGGAAGTCCTCCCCATGCCGTACCAGCGGATCATACTGCAGGGCATGGGCGATCAGGAATGACCGCCGGAACATCGGCTTGAGCAGGCCCCAGTCAAAACCATTGCCGCCTGAACGGTTATGGTACACGTAATCACGCAGGCTTATGGTCTGCAGCGGCACCTCCCCTGCCCCCATTGCGCGGCCTGTCACCTGGCCTGCCATGGCGTCGTAATAGCCCAGATCATCGGCCACGGCGTCGCAGTCATCCTGTGCGGCGCGCGCCATGAGCACTTCAAGCCGGTTGGGTGCAAAGGCGTCATCGCCATCAAGAAAGGCGACCCAGTCCCCCCTTGCCACGGCCAGGCCGGTATTGCGCGCAACCGACGGGCCGCCATTGGCAACGGTGGACACGACACGGATGATGTCATGCGCGCGCGCCACCCGGCGCAGCAGGTCGGGCGTGTTATCGGTTGAGCAGTCATCCACCACCACGATTTCAAGCGGCCTGTGTGTCTGCTCAAGCGCCGAATTAACGGCCCGCATGATGAAATCCTGCGCGTTATACGCCGTGATGATCAGGGTGACGGACATGGGAGCGGTCATGAGGTGCGTCCTGTCATGCTATCGTAAATCTTCTCAAGCATGCCTGCCCAGTAGGACAGGTCATGGTGCTTCGCCACAAAAGCGGGACCAGCTTCTGACATGCGCGTGGCCAGCGCATCATCACGCAGCAGCCGGATCAGGTAGGCGCTCAGTGCCGCCACATCGCCCTCGGCAAACGCGAAGCCGGTCTTGCCATGCTCGATGCCCTCGGTGGCGCCACCACGGGCGGATGTAACCACCGGCACGCCACAGGCCTGGGCCTCGAGCAGGACAAGGCCCATGCCCTCGGCATCGCCATTGGCTGCAGTGACGCTGGGCAGGCAGAACACACGCGCCTGCGCCAGCAGCGGCTGCATCTGTGCCGCGGAATAGCGGCCATTGAACATAATGCCCCCGATATCAGCGGCGAGACCTGCCAGCATATTGCGCTCCGGCCCGTCGCCTGCAATCAGCAGGCGGGCATCGGGTACCTGCGCGCGCACGCTGCGAAAGGCCTCGATCAGGTAGCGGCACCCCTTTTTCTCCACCAGCCGGCCAGCGAACAGGATGACCGGCGCACGCTCGGCCATGGGCGGCCCGGCGGGGTGAAAGCGCGTCAGATCAATACCGATGGGACAGACATGAATACGCTGTTCGGGCAGCCCCGCGCGGATCGCCGCCTCGCGGATGCTATGCGACACCGCGACGTAATTGACCTGCTCAATACCGGCCAGATGCCTGAGCCTGCGCGGATAGGCCCGCCAGCGCTGCCCGCCGCCACCCGAGGCAAACCAGTCCATGCGCGTTGTAATGTCAGAGCCATGCAGCGTGACCAGAAGCGGCACGCCCAGCGCATGCGCCACAGGCCAGGCCTCCACACCGTCAAAACCGAAATGGGCATGCACCAGCCGGGGCGCGAAGCTACGCGCCAGGGTGAGCATGCCCGGCACCGGGCGCTCGAGCATGCGCGATGCCATGCCGGTCAGGCGCTGCATAAACGTAGGCGGCCCGTCATGCAGCGCGCGTACGTCCATGCCATCAAGCGGCAGCTGGCCTATGGTGCGCTCGCCAAGAAGCACGGGCCGCCAGCGCCGCAGGCCACGCGCCTGATCACGCACGAATGTCTCGGACAGGGGCAGGATCTGGGTACGGTAGATCGCAACCGCAGGCGCGGTTGCATCCGCCATGACCGACCCCGCAGCAGCCTCGGCCATATCGTTCATGCCGCCACGGCCTCGCCGGGGGCAGGACAGGCCTGGCCGCGATGGCAGGCGCGGTCCGTGCGTGAGGATTCATGGCCAAAACGGCGCACGAGCGGGGCAAGCAGCACGCCGAGTACCACATCCTTGAGCATGGCACGGGGGCCGAAGGTCCAGAACGAACGCTCGCTATAGCCCCCCGCGCGCACCAGCCGCACAAAAGCGGCGATGCGGCGCGGCAGGCTGGCGGAACACACCTCGGCGCGCGCGGCATAAAGCGGCTCGAGCGCGCCCCACGCCCTGGCCGCGGTGCGGGCGCGCGTGCGCAGGGTTTCAGGCCACGAAGGGGTCAGGGCCAGATCGGCAAACAGGTTGCTGTCCTGCACCGTCATGCGCGCAAGGTAGCGATAGGTATCGGCCCGGTCTTCCAGCCGATAGCGCCAGCGGTCCAGAAAAGTGGGCCGCGTGCGCTTGCCCGAGCCCACCGTATTGCCCCCGTGCAGGCGGTATTCGGTCAGTTCCTCGTCAATATAGGCGATCGAGCCAACGCCTGACGCCACAAGAAAATAGAACAGGTCATGCCCCATTTCCTTGCCGGGGTTGTAATGGTCGCGCATGCGCGGCCACAGGGCGCCGGCGGGCTTGAGGGCGGCGCGGAAGGTCTGCATGTACCCATAGGAAAAGCTCCACGGCTGCAGGGTCAGCGGCCGGGCCACGGGCGACATGGGCGGCGTGGCATAGAAGGTGGAAATGGACCTGCGGTTTTCATCAACGAGCCGGGCGTTGTGATAGACCATCATCACATCAGGGTCTTTGACAAAGACTTCGCGCACACGGGCAAGATTTTCGGGCTTCCAGTAATCATCCTGATCGCAGAACGAGATCAGATCGCCCGTGCTCAGGGTGACCGCATGCATGAAATTGCCCTTGTAGCCCAGCCGCGTGGCATTGCGGTGCACCTGCACGGGAAAAGGCGCGCTGCGGGCAAAATCGGCCACGATGTCGAGCGTTGCATCGGTTGAGCCATCATCGGTCACGATCAGTTCGGCAGGCAGGCAGGTCTGCGCTGCCAGGCTGTCGAGCTGTTCGCGGATATGGGTCGCGCCATTATAGGTGGCCATGACAACGGAAATACGGGGACCGGGATCACCTGCCTCACTCATGTTCTCGCTCTTTCCTGTATTTTTGCAGGGATCAGCCTGCGCTCAGACATGTGTGTCGGGATATGCTTCGGGTGTTAGGATGCGCTGCACGATCTCGGGCCAGCCATGGGCCTCGAGTTCGATCACATCCGATGAGCGCAGGGCATCGGCAATGGCCTGGCCGATCGAATGCGCATCGCCCGGTCGGTAACCATACCGGCCGGGCGTGTCATTAAGCGCGAAATCGGGACATACGGCGGGAATGCCGAACAGCGCGAACTGCCGCAGCTTGAGCGATGTATCGAGCAGGTAGCGCGGCGTGTTGGCATCGCGGTAGGGTGCTATGCCAAAATTCGCGTGCTGCAGATAGGCCAGCGTGCGCTCGAACGCCATTTCAGGGTGAATGATGATGTTGGGCGCATCCAGCCCTTCGGTTGCGCGCCCCGCGCCGATGATGTGAAAGTCGATATCGGGCCGCAGCCTTGCCGCAATCTGGAAAAATGTCCTGTCGAACAGCATCGAGCCGATCGAAACACAGCTTATACGACCGGGCGTATAGGGATCGGGATAGGTTTTGCTGGCAATGCTGCGATCGATGCCATGCGGCGCGAACACCGCCGAACGCGCATGGGGCAGCCGCTCAAGCAGGTAGCGCGAGGGCATGCGCACGGTGTCGATCATATCAAAATTACGCACGAAATCATTCTTGATGGTATCCGCACAGCCCACGACCTCCAGGTCATCGGACATCAGGTAGATAATGCGCGCGGCGGGATTAAGTTTCCTGACATCGCGGATAAATATGGGCGCCATGCCCGATTCAATAAAAACCGTATCGGCACGACGTATCCACCGGCGTGCAATGGCAGGCAACATCTGCCGGTAAAGCCAGAACAGACCGCGCTCAAGAGGGGCAAGCGCCTTTTTGCGCATGTTGAAGGGATGCCACTTCATGCGCCACAGATAGCATTCCACGCCATCGACCGTTTCCACCTTGTTGGCGCGGGTGGCGAGGTTGGCGCGCGTATCGCCGCGCCGCAGCGACAGGTCGCTCAACCCGATTGAGAGGAAGGCCGTTGGCCCGCGACGCGCCATTTCCGCTGCGATGAAATGAATACTTGCCTTGCGCAGACTACGAAAATCATGAACAGAAATGAACAGCGACCGTGTCATGGAAAGGTATGCTCCTGCCTTGTAACCATTCTTCCTGCTCCTGCACGCGCAACGACAGGCGTGCCCGCCGGTTCATTGTGGTTGCGTGAACATATGCGAGAGCACCCGCAGCCCTTTTCACGCAGGCGCCAAATCGACCTGCATATTGCGGCAGGATCATGACATGATCGTGCTCTGAAAAAGGCGTCGGGACAAAGAATTGTGTAGGGATATTTATTGTGTTTTCTACATTTATAGTCTGATACGCTGTGCCCGCCATAGCAGAATCACTGTATTGCCTTGATCACACCACACCGCGCATGCACCGGGAGAGCCGACAATGTCGTCTGTGACAGAAACTTCGGGAACGGAACGACATTACCTGCACCAACTCACCTCCCTGCGCGGCGTTGCGTGCCTTGTGGTGCTGTTTGGCCATGCCATACAGGTTTTCCGTTACCACAACCCGCAGCGCACGCCCGTGCAGGGGGGCGTGCATGACCTCATCACCTACGCCTTCAATGCAGAGGCGGCAGTGGTGCTGTTTTTCGTGCTCAGCGGGTGCGTGCTCTCGCTGTCGCTGCGCAAATACGCGCACATGACGCCACGCATCGTGGGCAGCTTTTACATCAAGCGCATTTTCCGCATCTATCCGCTGCTGTGGTTTTCCATAGCGCTTGCCGTGCTGAGCATGGTGGTGGCGCGCGGGCTGGTGCCTGACGGGGTGTTCGTGGGCTGGCTGTCACGCAACCTGCACACGCCGGTCTCGATCCGCAACACCATTGCGTCGCTCGCAGGCGTTTTCACCCGCTATAACGGCCCGATGTGGTCGCTGCGGGTCGAACTCATGTACTCAGTCGTGTTTCCCCTCCTGTTCGTGCTGATGCGCGGGCGCACGGCGCGGGTAGTAACGCTGATCACCCTTGCGGCCATCGCCGCGCTGCCGGTGCCGCATGAGGTGGGCACGGTGTTTGCCCTGTCGTTTGGCCTGGGCGCGCTGATTCCGCTGCTGCCGGGCACGCTGGGCAAATATCACGGATGGTACGCACTGATCGCACTCATCGTGCTGCTGTATGACCGTTACGCGCTGGCAGGCCTGCACCTGCCCGAGCGTATTGCCGACATGATCGAGACCCTGGCCGCCTTTGTCGTGATCCGCGACCTGTATGCCTCGGGGCGGCAGTACCGCATCCTGCTCAGCAGGCCGGTCATCATGGTAGGCGAACTGTCCTATGGCATCTACCTCATGCATCTGCCGATCATGCTGATCGTGTTCACGATCGCGGGCCACCGCATGGGCACGGCCACACTGCTGGCCCATCCGTCGCTGACACAGTTTACGCTGGGCGTGGTGACTGCCGTGCTGACCACGGTGCTGGCAGGGCTGACCTACCGCGTGCTTGAACTGCCGCTGCACAATATCGGGCGCAGGCTGGGCCGCGCCATTCTGGATGTGGCACCCGCCCGCCCCTCCCCCCCACGCAGGACGCGGATACCCATGCCTCAAGGATCTGATACCTTCTCCTTCCTGCCTGCCAGTGCGCCCTCCTTCCGGGCGGCTCCCCGCATCACTACCCACGCGCCCGCCTTATCGCGGGCCGATGGCATATCGTGGCTGGTGGTGGCAGGGGCCGTGTTCAATCTGGTGCTGTGCTTCATCAACACCCGGCATGTCGTCACCGTTCATAATTCTGAAATCGTGCTGTGCGAGCTGTTCATCATTTTTCTCGCCTTCCTTGAAGTCCGCAACACCATCTCACCCGCCGTGGTGCGCATAACCGGGGTCATGGTGTGTTTCGAGGTGGGGGCGAAGCTCATCAATCCCGGGCTGGACATGAAGATCCTGCACGATCTGGCCATTGCCTATGTCTTCTACCAGCTTGGCACGCGCTCCACCCTGCGCGCGGGCGAGCGGACGATCTGGGTGATGATGGCGATCATCCTGTTCATCGGTTTCTTCGAACTGATGTTCACCAACCTGTTCGGCATGGTGTTCGATGTCTGGACCTATTACGTGAACAAGGGCGTCATCGCCAGCACCACGGTCAATTACAGCAACACCAACCTTTTCATCAGCGGAAATCGCGGGGCTGCGGCATCGCGCACGTTCTTCCAGTCCATATTCGGCTCGCACCGTGTGTCCTCCATCTTCCTCGAGCCGGATTCACTGGGCAATTTTTCGGCCATCGGGTTTGCGTGGTGCCTGAGCACCCATCTTGGCTCGCGGCTGCGCCATGCGTGCCTGTTCTTCCTTTCAGCCCTGTGCTTCGTGCTGGCGGATTCCCGCTTTGCCTCGGGCTGCACGGTGGCGATGGTGCTGCTGCGGCTGACCCCGCTGTACCGCTCGCGCTTCGTGGTGTTCGCCATGCCGGTGGCGGTGATGCTCGGCCTGATGATCCAGGGCGCCAACCACGAGATGCCGGGCATCCTGCCCTCCATCATCGGCGACAACTTCTCGGGCCGCCTGCTGTTTTCGGGCCGGCTGCTGGATTACTGGAACCTGCCGCAATGGTTCGCGCTGGCCCCCTCGCAGGTCTATACGGCGGATACGGGCTATGCCTACATCATCAACAACCTTGGCCTGCCGCTAACCCTGTTCCTGCTGGCGCTGTTCACCATGCACCCCGCCCGCACCGAAGCCGCCGTGTCGATGAAGGCGATGATCTCGCTCTATTTCTCGACCTCGCTGTGCATCGGGGCCTCGGTTTTCACCATCAAGACGGCAGCGCTGCTGTGGTTCCTGTATGGCACGACCAACAGTGTCGCCCCCGTGGCAGACGCCGTGCGTCAGGTGCCTGAGCGCCTGAAATCCTTTCGCTTCAACCGCTTATCCCCTTCAGCGGAGCATGTGACATGACAGCTTTCCCCTCCTCCTTCCGCTGGCCCGCATGGATGATGGGCTGCATCGCAGGAGCCGGGCTTGCAATGGCCTCCCCTGCAACGGCCCAGACCTATCGGGGTGTGAACCTTGCGGGGGCGGCCTATTCCTCCAGCAAACTGCCGGGGCGCTACGGGTATGACTATCTCTACCCCAAACCGGCGGAGGTTGATTACTTCACGCAGGCAGGCATGAACACCTTCCGCCTATCCGTGCTATGGGAACGGCTGCAACCCACGCTGAGCGGCCCGCTTGATGAAAAGGAACTCCAGCGCGTAAGCCAGTTCATTGCCTACGCGCAGGCCCACAACGCATCGACGGTCATCGACATCCACAATTACGGGCGCTACCGGGGGCAGGAAGTGGGTGCGCCCGGCGTGCCTGACGCCGCCTTCGCCGATCTGTGGATGCGGCTTGCGCAGGCTTTTGGCAATAACACGCATGTCCTGTTCGGCCTGATGAACGAGCCGCAACAGCATGACGCCGATGCCTGGAAAAGCGCCGTACAGGCTGCGATTGACGCCATACGCAAGGCAGGCGGCCACAACCTGATTCTGGTGCCCGGCATCGGCTGGGATGGCGCACACAGCTTTGCCAAACTGAACGGCCCACCCCTGAGCCAGCTCCACGACCCCGATAACAAGCTGCTTTATGAAGTGCATGAGTATTTCGATGCCGATGCCTCGGGCACGAAACCGGACTGCATTGCCCCTGACAAGGCGGTTGACCGCCTGCGCTCGTTTACCGACTGGCTGCACGCCAACCATGCCCACGGCTTTCTGGGTGAGTTCGGGGTCAGCCGCCAGCCCGAATGCGTGAAGCTGCTCGATCCCGTCCTGTCTTACCTGCGCGACAATGCCGATGTATGGGCCGGATGGACCTACTGGGCGGCAGGTCCGCTGTGGGGCAACTATATGTTTACCCTTGAGCCCGACCATGGTACCGACCGCCCGCAGATGACGGCCATCAGGCCCTTTCTTGCGGGTGGCACGCACTAACCATTTATTGCAACTGCCATAACCGGAATTTCAGGAGCTCTTTCATGGATATAAAGACCTTCAACATCGCGGGCATGATGCTGATCACCCCGCCGCGCTTTGGCGATGAGCGCGGTTATTTTTCCGAAACCTTCAATGCGGCCCGCATGAAGGAAGCCGGCATTACCGATGCTTTCGTGCAGGACAATCACAGCCTGTCGCGCCAGCGTGGCGTGGTGCGCGGGCTGCACTGCCAGTTGCCGCCGCACGCGCAGGGCAAGCTGGTGCGCTGCACGCGTGGCAGCATCTGGGATGTGGGGGTGGATATCCGCACCGGCTCGCCCACCTTTGGCCAGTGGGTGGGCGTGACCCT
This is a stretch of genomic DNA from Komagataeibacter xylinus. It encodes these proteins:
- a CDS encoding glycosyltransferase family 2 protein — its product is MTAPMSVTLIITAYNAQDFIMRAVNSALEQTHRPLEIVVVDDCSTDNTPDLLRRVARAHDIIRVVSTVANGGPSVARNTGLAVARGDWVAFLDGDDAFAPNRLEVLMARAAQDDCDAVADDLGYYDAMAGQVTGRAMGAGEVPLQTISLRDYVYHNRSGGNGFDWGLLKPMFRRSFLIAHALQYDPLVRHGEDFLLVVSFLLAGGRLCLIDQPTYLYTQRQGSVSGRASGMSRTVIAYRDMRDMALALARDPRISNDPVLVDLLHQRAEGLQRLDDSHFVSVALRAGAVGAIMRRAMNRPAFLPAMIRQIGAALRRRLCHS
- the rfbC gene encoding dTDP-4-dehydrorhamnose 3,5-epimerase, which codes for MDIKTFNIAGMMLITPPRFGDERGYFSETFNAARMKEAGITDAFVQDNHSLSRQRGVVRGLHCQLPPHAQGKLVRCTRGSIWDVGVDIRTGSPTFGQWVGVTLSEENGSQLWIPPGFLHGFCTLSENAEVQYKCTDLWNRECERSVRWDDPLLNIEWPVAPGAAILSAKDAAAEAFSNVNDWFQI
- a CDS encoding UDP-glucose/GDP-mannose dehydrogenase family protein, which gives rise to MIGGGYVGLVSGTCFAEFGTDVAIVETNPDRLAALREGRIPIYEPGLDRLVAENVEAGRLTFGDDIAAAVKGADAVFVAVGTPSRRGDGQADTSYVYAAVEQVARVAEGYTLIVTKSTVPVGTGREIAKIVHATRPDLDFDVASNPEFLREGNAIVDFMKPDRVIIGTDQSKPGGTQRAQDILRKLYRPLYLLERPIVFTGLETAELIKYAANSFLAMKITFINEISDLCEKVGADVNDVARSIGLDGRIGKKFLHPSPGFGGSCFPKDTRALTAIGRNAGSPVRLIETTVAVNELRMKAMGERVIALAGGDVKGLTIGVLGLTFKPETDDMREAASIVVLDQLDKAGAQIRAFDPAGMETARPVLPAGVTYCKDALDAATGADILVVLTEWNEFRSLSPEKLKTRMTGRKVADLRNIWDPESLKEAGFDYISLGRPDMVHTA
- a CDS encoding glycosyltransferase — protein: MNDMAEAAAGSVMADATAPAVAIYRTQILPLSETFVRDQARGLRRWRPVLLGERTIGQLPLDGMDVRALHDGPPTFMQRLTGMASRMLERPVPGMLTLARSFAPRLVHAHFGFDGVEAWPVAHALGVPLLVTLHGSDITTRMDWFASGGGGQRWRAYPRRLRHLAGIEQVNYVAVSHSIREAAIRAGLPEQRIHVCPIGIDLTRFHPAGPPMAERAPVILFAGRLVEKKGCRYLIEAFRSVRAQVPDARLLIAGDGPERNMLAGLAADIGGIMFNGRYSAAQMQPLLAQARVFCLPSVTAANGDAEGMGLVLLEAQACGVPVVTSARGGATEGIEHGKTGFAFAEGDVAALSAYLIRLLRDDALATRMSEAGPAFVAKHHDLSYWAGMLEKIYDSMTGRTS
- a CDS encoding glycoside hydrolase family 5 protein, producing MTAFPSSFRWPAWMMGCIAGAGLAMASPATAQTYRGVNLAGAAYSSSKLPGRYGYDYLYPKPAEVDYFTQAGMNTFRLSVLWERLQPTLSGPLDEKELQRVSQFIAYAQAHNASTVIDIHNYGRYRGQEVGAPGVPDAAFADLWMRLAQAFGNNTHVLFGLMNEPQQHDADAWKSAVQAAIDAIRKAGGHNLILVPGIGWDGAHSFAKLNGPPLSQLHDPDNKLLYEVHEYFDADASGTKPDCIAPDKAVDRLRSFTDWLHANHAHGFLGEFGVSRQPECVKLLDPVLSYLRDNADVWAGWTYWAAGPLWGNYMFTLEPDHGTDRPQMTAIRPFLAGGTH
- a CDS encoding glycosyltransferase, giving the protein MSEAGDPGPRISVVMATYNGATHIREQLDSLAAQTCLPAELIVTDDGSTDATLDIVADFARSAPFPVQVHRNATRLGYKGNFMHAVTLSTGDLISFCDQDDYWKPENLARVREVFVKDPDVMMVYHNARLVDENRRSISTFYATPPMSPVARPLTLQPWSFSYGYMQTFRAALKPAGALWPRMRDHYNPGKEMGHDLFYFLVASGVGSIAYIDEELTEYRLHGGNTVGSGKRTRPTFLDRWRYRLEDRADTYRYLARMTVQDSNLFADLALTPSWPETLRTRARTAARAWGALEPLYAARAEVCSASLPRRIAAFVRLVRAGGYSERSFWTFGPRAMLKDVVLGVLLAPLVRRFGHESSRTDRACHRGQACPAPGEAVAA
- a CDS encoding polysaccharide biosynthesis protein GumK codes for the protein MTRSLFISVHDFRSLRKASIHFIAAEMARRGPTAFLSIGLSDLSLRRGDTRANLATRANKVETVDGVECYLWRMKWHPFNMRKKALAPLERGLFWLYRQMLPAIARRWIRRADTVFIESGMAPIFIRDVRKLNPAARIIYLMSDDLEVVGCADTIKNDFVRNFDMIDTVRMPSRYLLERLPHARSAVFAPHGIDRSIASKTYPDPYTPGRISCVSIGSMLFDRTFFQIAARLRPDIDFHIIGAGRATEGLDAPNIIIHPEMAFERTLAYLQHANFGIAPYRDANTPRYLLDTSLKLRQFALFGIPAVCPDFALNDTPGRYGYRPGDAHSIGQAIADALRSSDVIELEAHGWPEIVQRILTPEAYPDTHV
- a CDS encoding acyltransferase — translated: MSSVTETSGTERHYLHQLTSLRGVACLVVLFGHAIQVFRYHNPQRTPVQGGVHDLITYAFNAEAAVVLFFVLSGCVLSLSLRKYAHMTPRIVGSFYIKRIFRIYPLLWFSIALAVLSMVVARGLVPDGVFVGWLSRNLHTPVSIRNTIASLAGVFTRYNGPMWSLRVELMYSVVFPLLFVLMRGRTARVVTLITLAAIAALPVPHEVGTVFALSFGLGALIPLLPGTLGKYHGWYALIALIVLLYDRYALAGLHLPERIADMIETLAAFVVIRDLYASGRQYRILLSRPVIMVGELSYGIYLMHLPIMLIVFTIAGHRMGTATLLAHPSLTQFTLGVVTAVLTTVLAGLTYRVLELPLHNIGRRLGRAILDVAPARPSPPRRTRIPMPQGSDTFSFLPASAPSFRAAPRITTHAPALSRADGISWLVVAGAVFNLVLCFINTRHVVTVHNSEIVLCELFIIFLAFLEVRNTISPAVVRITGVMVCFEVGAKLINPGLDMKILHDLAIAYVFYQLGTRSTLRAGERTIWVMMAIILFIGFFELMFTNLFGMVFDVWTYYVNKGVIASTTVNYSNTNLFISGNRGAAASRTFFQSIFGSHRVSSIFLEPDSLGNFSAIGFAWCLSTHLGSRLRHACLFFLSALCFVLADSRFASGCTVAMVLLRLTPLYRSRFVVFAMPVAVMLGLMIQGANHEMPGILPSIIGDNFSGRLLFSGRLLDYWNLPQWFALAPSQVYTADTGYAYIINNLGLPLTLFLLALFTMHPARTEAAVSMKAMISLYFSTSLCIGASVFTIKTAALLWFLYGTTNSVAPVADAVRQVPERLKSFRFNRLSPSAEHVT